A window of the Cannabis sativa cultivar Pink pepper isolate KNU-18-1 chromosome X, ASM2916894v1, whole genome shotgun sequence genome harbors these coding sequences:
- the LOC133031723 gene encoding uncharacterized protein LOC133031723 — MAEIRSDSKSVVVSDVVPVMSKITDHKLIGSNYLEWSKTIRLYLRSIDKDDHLTDDPPEETNDSRKIWLREDARLFLQIRNSIDNEVISLINHCELVKELMGYLEFLYSGKDNISRIYDVCKAFYRAEKQDKSLMNYFMAFKKTYEELNVLLPFSPDVKVQQRQREQMAIMSFLAGLSSEFDSAKSQVLSGSDVSSLQDVFTRVLRTETTSSTPLNSALVSRNNSAPERNSTPSGFKGGNSQGPDNRTPNSGSIMCNYCKKPGHTKFECRKLQFKNRQQRSANIASTSDASDKSVLISADEFAKFSRYQETLKSSSSSVTAIADSGSYDEEDYW, encoded by the exons ATGGCAGAGATAAGATCAGATTCAAAATCAGTTGTTGTTTCTGATGTTGTTCCCGTAATGTCTAAAATCACTGATCATAAGTTGATTGgttcgaattatttggaatggagtaagacgattcgactgtatttgaggagtattgacaaagatgatcacttgactgacgatcctcctgaagaaacaaacgattcaaggaaaatatggctccgtgaggatgctcgcttgttccttcaaattcgaaattctatcgataatgaggtaattagtttgattaatcattgtgaattggttaaagaactaatgggttacttggagtttttgtattctggcaaagacaacatatctcgcatatatgatgtttgcaaagctttttatcgcgcggagaaacaagataagtctcttatgaattattttatggctttcaagaaaacatatgaagaacttaatgtgctattaccgtttagtcctgatgtaaaagttcaacagcgccaacgagaacagatggctattatgagttttcttgcaggactctcatctgaatttgactctgcaaagtcacaagttctctctggttctgatgtctcctctttacaagatgtgtttactcgtgttcttcgcaCAGAGACTACCTCTTCAACTCCTCTGAATAGCGCCTTGGTGAGTCGTAATAATTCTGCACCGGAAAGAAACTCTACTCCAAGTGGATTTAAAGGAGGTAATTCACAAGGACCTGATAACCGCACACCAAATTCTGGGAGCATCATGTGCAATTATTGTAAGAAACCAGGCCACACCAAGTTTGAGTGTAGGAAGTTACAATTTAAGAATCGACAACAACGCTCTGCTAATATTGCAAGCACTAGTGATGCATCTGACAAATCGGTCCTTATTTCTGCTGATGAATTTGCCAAGTTCTCAAGGTATCAGGAAACActtaagtcttcatcttcttctgtcACTGCGATTGCTGATTCAG gatcttatgacgaagaagattattggtaa